A region from the Candidatus Thiothrix putei genome encodes:
- a CDS encoding lipocalin family protein: MKLCRKLSYAWLLGLALLLSGCVGIPDGITPVTGFQVERYLGKWYEVARLDHSFERGLEQVTAEYSPRDDGDIRVMNRGYNTAKQQWEEAEGRAKFVGAKDVGQLKVSFFGPFYGGYNIVELDPNYQYVLIAGNDRDYLWLLSRTPQLDAAVQQCLVEKAKSLGFATDKLIFVKQ, from the coding sequence ATGAAGTTGTGCAGAAAATTATCTTACGCATGGCTACTGGGTTTGGCACTGTTGTTGTCCGGCTGTGTCGGCATTCCAGACGGCATAACCCCAGTGACAGGCTTCCAAGTCGAGCGTTATTTGGGCAAGTGGTATGAAGTGGCGCGGCTGGATCATTCCTTCGAGCGCGGTTTGGAGCAGGTGACAGCGGAATACAGCCCGCGTGATGATGGCGATATTCGCGTCATGAATCGCGGTTACAACACCGCCAAGCAGCAATGGGAAGAGGCGGAAGGTCGCGCTAAATTTGTCGGCGCAAAAGATGTTGGGCAGTTGAAAGTGTCGTTCTTTGGCCCCTTCTACGGCGGTTATAATATCGTGGAACTCGACCCGAATTACCAATACGTGCTGATTGCGGGCAATGACCGCGATTACTTGTGGCTGTTGTCGCGTACCCCGCAACTGGATGCAGCGGTACAACAGTGCTTGGTGGAAAAGGCGAAAAGCCTTGGTTTTGCTACCGACAAGCTGATTTTTGTGAAGCAGTGA
- a CDS encoding ASCH domain-containing protein: MKCLMVRQPWASQIADGSKTVEIRSWHYAHRGDLLIGASKNMAGQRMRDGTLYPSGMAVAHVKLVDCVPFNAKLHGKAAGCDRNTAQDCEDSGDWAWILADARAIEPFPVKGQVKPFEVDYPPREEKKPLPTVASQRSSPTNLVNVTYAQTGNSIALDRMGMREMQAKAFQARDAQYLLLKAPPASGKSRALMFLALDKLFNQGVQKVIVAVPERSIGASFASARLSAHGFFADWEVNDAYNLCTPGGESSKVKAFGKFLDDTAATILICTHATLRFAFDAVEESRFNRVLLAIDEFHHVSADADNRLGEVLRSVMSHTTAHIIAMTGSYFRGDSVPVLQAEDEARFSKVTYNYYEQLNGYTHLKTLGIGYHFYQGRYLSAIAQILDTDKKTILHIPNVNAGESTKQKHDEVNYILDAIGEVEKQDSATGVLFVRRKTDGKVIKVADLVNDNPKDRDKIVAYLRTLNSPDDMDLIIALGMAKEGFDWPFCEHALTVGYRGSLTEIIQIIGRATRDSPNKTHAQFTNLIAQPDAADGEVKLSVNNMLKAITASLLMEQVLAPNFKFKTKHPDDTQTPEVGTIHIRGFKEPTSMRVKAIVESDLNDLKASILQDSTLLKVLPGEFIDPEVINKVLIPRVIRTKYPDLNDEQVEEVRQHVVADSAIKNGEIKEVGDKKFVRMAGKFVNIEDLHIDLIDRVNPFQKAFEVLSKSVTASLLKVIQETIDAGRIQMTDEEAVILYRDRIGSFMQQHGREPHINASDPLEKRMAEALVYLRNKRRQHQAQQAAQANPA; this comes from the coding sequence ATGAAATGTTTAATGGTACGCCAACCGTGGGCAAGTCAAATTGCCGATGGCAGCAAGACCGTGGAAATCCGCAGTTGGCACTACGCCCACCGAGGCGATTTGCTGATCGGTGCCAGTAAGAACATGGCAGGGCAACGGATGCGGGATGGCACGCTTTACCCCTCTGGTATGGCAGTCGCGCACGTCAAGCTGGTGGATTGCGTACCGTTTAATGCCAAACTACACGGCAAAGCCGCAGGCTGTGACCGCAACACCGCGCAAGATTGCGAAGATTCCGGCGATTGGGCATGGATTTTGGCGGATGCGCGTGCCATCGAACCTTTCCCCGTCAAAGGTCAGGTCAAACCGTTTGAAGTGGATTACCCACCAAGGGAAGAAAAGAAACCCCTCCCTACCGTCGCTTCCCAGCGTTCCTCTCCCACCAATCTCGTCAACGTCACCTACGCCCAAACCGGCAACAGCATCGCGCTTGACCGCATGGGAATGCGTGAAATGCAAGCCAAGGCGTTTCAGGCGCGTGACGCGCAATACCTGTTGCTGAAAGCTCCGCCAGCCTCTGGCAAATCCCGCGCCCTCATGTTTCTGGCACTGGATAAACTGTTCAATCAAGGCGTGCAAAAGGTGATTGTCGCCGTGCCGGAACGTTCCATCGGTGCCTCGTTTGCCAGCGCTCGCCTGAGCGCCCACGGGTTCTTTGCGGATTGGGAGGTGAATGACGCTTACAACCTGTGTACACCCGGTGGTGAGTCCAGCAAGGTCAAAGCTTTCGGCAAGTTTTTGGATGACACGGCGGCGACGATTTTGATTTGTACCCACGCTACCTTGCGTTTTGCCTTTGATGCGGTGGAAGAAAGCCGTTTTAACCGCGTGTTGCTGGCGATTGATGAATTTCACCATGTATCGGCGGATGCCGATAATCGCCTTGGTGAAGTGTTGCGCTCGGTGATGAGTCATACCACCGCGCATATTATCGCCATGACGGGTTCGTATTTCCGTGGGGATAGCGTGCCGGTGCTGCAAGCCGAAGATGAAGCCCGTTTCAGCAAAGTGACTTACAACTATTACGAGCAATTGAACGGTTATACCCACTTGAAAACGTTGGGGATTGGCTATCATTTTTATCAGGGGCGTTACCTGAGCGCGATTGCGCAGATTTTGGATACGGACAAGAAAACCATTTTGCACATCCCCAATGTCAACGCGGGTGAGTCGACCAAGCAAAAGCATGATGAGGTGAATTACATTCTTGATGCTATCGGTGAGGTGGAAAAGCAGGATTCCGCGACGGGGGTGTTATTCGTGCGCCGCAAAACCGATGGCAAGGTTATTAAAGTGGCGGATTTGGTGAACGATAATCCCAAAGACCGTGACAAGATCGTGGCTTACCTGCGCACTCTCAATAGCCCCGATGATATGGATCTGATCATTGCGTTGGGCATGGCGAAAGAAGGTTTCGACTGGCCTTTTTGCGAACACGCGCTGACGGTGGGTTATCGCGGTTCGTTGACCGAAATCATTCAGATTATTGGGCGTGCTACCCGCGATAGCCCGAACAAAACCCATGCGCAATTTACCAACCTGATTGCGCAGCCGGATGCAGCGGATGGCGAGGTGAAGCTGTCCGTCAATAATATGCTGAAAGCGATTACCGCCTCGCTGTTAATGGAACAAGTGCTTGCGCCTAATTTTAAATTCAAGACTAAGCACCCCGATGATACGCAAACCCCAGAAGTGGGGACTATCCACATTCGCGGTTTCAAAGAGCCGACCTCTATGCGGGTGAAAGCGATTGTTGAGTCGGACTTGAACGATTTGAAGGCGAGTATTTTGCAAGACAGTACCTTGCTGAAAGTGCTGCCCGGCGAGTTTATTGACCCGGAAGTGATTAACAAGGTGCTGATTCCACGGGTTATCCGCACCAAATACCCCGATTTGAACGATGAGCAAGTCGAGGAAGTGCGCCAACACGTCGTAGCGGATTCCGCTATCAAAAACGGTGAAATCAAGGAGGTCGGCGATAAGAAGTTTGTGCGCATGGCGGGCAAATTTGTCAATATCGAAGATTTGCACATTGACTTGATTGACCGCGTAAACCCGTTCCAGAAAGCCTTTGAAGTGTTATCCAAATCGGTGACAGCATCTTTGCTCAAAGTGATTCAGGAAACCATTGATGCGGGGCGCATTCAGATGACCGATGAAGAGGCGGTGATTTTGTACCGTGACAGAATCGGCTCATTTATGCAGCAACACGGGCGTGAACCGCATATTAATGCTTCTGATCCACTGGAAAAACGCATGGCGGAAGCGTTGGTTTACCTACGCAATAAACGCCGCCAGCACCAAGCCCAACAAGCAGCACAGGCAAATCCGGCATGA
- a CDS encoding N-6 DNA methylase → MNIDTLEQNLRKLVTNPDPDQFLYDLLLAYEQPRASITRLQKGDYNLAKRGTDVLWKKKVYFSHERHSDLHALIDAIQQDTAITRHAPRFLIATTMQHLVAVDTKTQDTLDIELVDLPKHFDFFLPWAGMEKQQFQSENPADVKAAERMGRLYDLIHADNKAFDRHALNLFLSRLLFCFFAEDTGIFSDNQFTNAVGSHTADDGSDLSNYLHKLFRVLALRERGEFPAFLQAFPYVNGGLFEKDYPVPQFSAKSRKLILECGALNWKAINPDIFGSMIQAVVHDEQRSHMGMHYTSVVNIMKVIEPLFLNELAEELGKAAGNEGKLVKLLDRLYHLRIFDPACGSGNFLIIAYKELCKLEIAIFRELQALNTKWKTAKSGIRLTQFYGIELDDFAHETAKLSLWLAEHQMNMAFREVFGDAKPTLPLQSGGNIVCGNATRLNWETVCPKDPAHETYILGNPPYLGSSMQSAEQKEDMATVFKGIKNYKNLDYIACWFLLASKFISNASTRSAFVSTNSIVQGEQVVLLWSPVFSLDIEIFFAHQSFNWTNNAKGNAGVTCVIVGLRKTSLKQKFLFTNGICSEANNISPYLIKSKNQIVSKKNLPISNFPVMTYGSKPVDGGFLLLDDVEKNKLLSLNPEVKEMIKPFMGASEYIRGLKRFCLWITDESLSQAKSIEFIRKRMLSVRETRLKSKKSSTALLAETPHLFGEIRYQNKKSLIIPSVSSERREYIPIGFLEKNVVISNKAMVLYEPPTHIFSIISSRMHMVWVRTVGGRMREDISYSSVLCYNTFPFPDISAKQKEKLEDHVFRVLDEREKHPEKTMAQLYDPDKMPAGLRQAHQDMDIAIEQCYRAKPFTNDEERLEYLFTLYEEMIAKEKARG, encoded by the coding sequence ATGAATATCGACACGCTGGAACAGAATTTACGCAAATTGGTGACAAATCCTGACCCTGATCAGTTTCTGTATGACTTGTTGCTGGCGTATGAGCAGCCGCGTGCGTCCATCACCCGTTTGCAAAAGGGCGATTACAACCTTGCCAAACGTGGCACTGATGTGTTGTGGAAAAAGAAAGTGTATTTCAGCCATGAGCGCCATTCGGATTTGCACGCGCTGATTGATGCTATCCAGCAAGACACCGCGATTACGCGCCACGCGCCGCGCTTTTTAATCGCGACCACTATGCAGCATTTGGTGGCAGTGGATACCAAAACGCAGGATACGCTGGATATTGAACTGGTGGATTTGCCCAAGCATTTTGATTTCTTTTTGCCCTGGGCGGGGATGGAGAAACAGCAATTCCAAAGCGAAAATCCGGCGGATGTGAAAGCAGCGGAGCGCATGGGGCGTTTGTATGATTTGATTCATGCGGATAATAAGGCGTTTGATCGCCATGCCTTGAATCTGTTTTTATCGCGCTTATTGTTTTGCTTTTTCGCGGAAGATACCGGCATTTTTAGCGATAACCAGTTTACCAATGCGGTGGGGTCGCACACGGCGGACGATGGCAGCGATTTATCGAATTATTTACACAAGCTGTTTCGGGTATTGGCGTTGCGGGAACGCGGCGAATTTCCGGCGTTTTTGCAGGCGTTTCCGTATGTGAATGGCGGCTTGTTTGAAAAGGATTATCCGGTTCCGCAATTCAGTGCCAAATCGCGCAAGCTGATTTTGGAATGCGGGGCGTTGAATTGGAAAGCGATTAATCCCGATATTTTCGGCTCGATGATTCAGGCGGTGGTGCATGATGAGCAGCGTAGCCACATGGGAATGCACTACACCTCGGTGGTGAATATCATGAAGGTGATAGAACCGCTGTTTTTGAATGAATTGGCGGAGGAATTGGGGAAGGCTGCGGGCAATGAGGGCAAGCTGGTTAAATTGCTGGATCGGTTGTATCACTTGCGGATTTTTGATCCGGCGTGCGGGTCGGGGAATTTCCTGATCATTGCGTATAAGGAATTGTGCAAGCTGGAGATTGCGATTTTCCGCGAATTGCAGGCGTTAAATACCAAGTGGAAAACCGCAAAATCCGGCATCCGTTTGACGCAATTCTACGGGATCGAATTGGACGATTTCGCGCACGAAACCGCCAAGCTCTCCCTGTGGTTGGCGGAACACCAAATGAACATGGCATTCCGCGAAGTCTTCGGCGATGCCAAGCCTACGCTGCCGTTGCAAAGCGGCGGCAACATCGTTTGCGGCAACGCCACTCGCCTCAACTGGGAAACCGTCTGCCCCAAAGACCCCGCCCACGAAACCTACATCCTCGGCAACCCCCCCTACCTCGGCTCAAGTATGCAATCTGCCGAACAAAAAGAAGATATGGCAACCGTTTTTAAAGGAATAAAAAATTATAAGAACCTAGATTATATTGCCTGTTGGTTTTTATTGGCATCTAAATTTATTAGCAATGCTAGTACTAGATCTGCATTTGTATCTACAAACTCTATAGTTCAAGGTGAGCAGGTTGTACTATTATGGAGTCCTGTTTTTTCTCTTGATATTGAAATATTTTTTGCACATCAATCATTTAACTGGACTAATAATGCAAAAGGCAATGCTGGTGTTACCTGTGTTATTGTCGGACTTAGAAAAACATCATTAAAACAAAAGTTCTTATTTACGAATGGGATTTGTTCCGAAGCAAATAATATAAGCCCTTATTTAATAAAAAGTAAAAATCAAATTGTATCTAAGAAAAATCTGCCTATATCAAATTTTCCTGTAATGACTTATGGCAGCAAGCCTGTTGATGGAGGATTTTTATTATTGGATGATGTTGAGAAAAATAAATTGCTTTCGCTGAATCCTGAAGTCAAGGAAATGATTAAACCATTTATGGGAGCAAGTGAATACATAAGAGGTTTAAAAAGATTTTGTTTGTGGATAACAGATGAATCACTTTCTCAAGCGAAATCTATTGAGTTCATAAGAAAAAGGATGCTTTCTGTAAGAGAAACAAGATTGAAAAGCAAAAAATCATCTACAGCCCTTTTAGCTGAAACACCTCATTTGTTTGGTGAGATACGTTACCAAAATAAAAAATCGTTAATCATTCCAAGCGTTTCATCAGAAAGAAGGGAATATATCCCCATAGGCTTTTTAGAAAAAAACGTTGTTATTTCAAATAAAGCGATGGTTTTGTATGAGCCACCAACACATATTTTTTCTATCATTTCATCAAGAATGCACATGGTTTGGGTGCGTACTGTTGGTGGACGAATGAGAGAAGATATTAGTTATTCATCAGTGCTTTGTTATAACACGTTTCCGTTTCCTGATATTTCGGCAAAGCAAAAAGAGAAGCTGGAAGATCACGTCTTCCGCGTCTTGGATGAGCGCGAAAAACACCCCGAAAAGACGATGGCGCAACTCTACGACCCCGACAAAATGCCCGCCGGTCTGCGCCAAGCCCACCAAGACATGGACATCGCCATCGAACAATGCTACCGCGCCAAACCCTTCACCAACGACGAAGAACGGCTGGAGTATTTGTTCACGTTGTATGAGGAGATGATCGCCAAGGAGAAAGCGCGGGGATGA
- a CDS encoding SDR family NAD(P)-dependent oxidoreductase: MSIQPSVAWLVGASSGIGQALALALAGAGWKVAISARRIEPLQAMQARNPLLTPYPLDVTDVQSLHHAAAAITRELGDIELCVLNAGDYTPMPLADFDPALFRKLCDVNYLGVVNGLDAILPLMLARGRGQILLTASIAGYRGLPKSAPYSASKAAVISLAESLHLELKARGVLLRVINPGFVRSPLTDKNTFKMPFLMEVAEAAQAIMRDLPRQNFEIAFPKRFAYLMKLLRILPYWLYFKLTKGAA; this comes from the coding sequence ATGAGTATCCAGCCGTCTGTCGCGTGGTTAGTGGGGGCAAGTTCCGGCATCGGGCAAGCCCTCGCGCTGGCGTTGGCAGGGGCAGGTTGGAAGGTCGCCATCAGTGCGCGGCGCATCGAGCCGTTGCAGGCCATGCAGGCGCGTAACCCCTTGCTGACACCGTATCCGCTGGACGTGACCGATGTGCAAAGTCTGCATCACGCAGCAGCGGCGATTACCCGTGAACTGGGTGACATTGAGCTGTGTGTGTTGAATGCGGGTGATTACACGCCGATGCCGCTCGCAGATTTTGACCCTGCGCTATTTCGTAAGTTGTGCGACGTGAATTATTTGGGGGTGGTGAACGGGCTGGATGCGATTTTGCCGTTGATGCTGGCGCGGGGGCGTGGGCAAATCTTGCTGACGGCGAGTATTGCGGGGTATCGCGGTTTGCCAAAATCCGCACCTTACAGTGCCAGCAAAGCGGCGGTGATTAGCTTGGCGGAATCCTTGCATCTGGAGTTGAAAGCGCGGGGCGTGTTGTTGCGGGTGATTAACCCCGGTTTTGTGCGTTCGCCGCTGACGGATAAAAATACGTTCAAGATGCCGTTTCTGATGGAAGTAGCGGAAGCGGCGCAAGCGATTATGCGTGATTTGCCGCGTCAGAATTTCGAGATTGCGTTTCCCAAACGCTTTGCGTATTTGATGAAATTGCTGCGTATCTTGCCATATTGGTTGTATTTCAAACTGACGAAGGGGGCGGCGTGA
- a CDS encoding nuclear transport factor 2 family protein → MGHVERYLQTFTTLQADGLECLAGIFAADARFKDPFNDVRGLTAITRIFAHMFATTQHSRFMIVDHALAGDTLFIRWDYHFQTLKGERWEIPGTSVVRFNDAGLAVEHVDYWDPAEHIYSKLPVLGWGVRWLRGKLSAG, encoded by the coding sequence ATGGGGCATGTGGAGCGTTATTTGCAGACCTTTACGACCTTGCAGGCAGATGGCTTGGAGTGTTTGGCAGGAATTTTTGCGGCAGATGCGCGGTTCAAAGACCCGTTTAATGATGTGCGCGGGTTGACGGCGATTACGCGGATTTTTGCGCACATGTTTGCGACTACCCAGCATTCACGCTTTATGATTGTGGATCACGCGCTGGCGGGGGATACGCTGTTTATTCGCTGGGATTACCATTTTCAAACCTTGAAAGGCGAGCGTTGGGAAATCCCCGGTACGAGCGTGGTGCGGTTTAATGATGCGGGTTTGGCGGTGGAGCATGTGGATTATTGGGATCCGGCGGAGCATATTTACAGCAAGTTGCCGGTGTTAGGGTGGGGGGTGCGTTGGTTGCGGGGGAAGTTGTCTGCGGGGTAA
- a CDS encoding AAA family ATPase, whose product MKRLPVGISTLADFVYDNYLYVDKTPYVRQLVESGKYFFLSRPRRFGKSLLVDTLYQLFQGNEALFRGLHIHPHWDWSVSYPVINLNFASGDFTSRAGLERHIQHILRINQEQLGIQCPDSDDITSCFSDIIRAAKAKYGRNVVILIDEYDKPILDSIESSTAIATEMRNTLRSFYSVIKGQDANIRFVLLTGVSKFSKVSLFSGLNNLNDITIDARYSALCGYTQTELEHTFADYLQDVDLPTMKRWYNGYGWLGERVYNPFDVLLFLDKGKKYLPHWFETGSPTFLVDVLKKRRFHLPDLEAVRMDYKKLGDFDVDRLNIETLLFQTGYLTIKQEINNGEGRAPDYLLTYPNLEVRYSLMSYFLDNYLTDTSHSLGTVRDALYQSDLPAFEQHIRSLFANIAYENYNNNPIAQYEGYYAAVIYAFLCALGMETQVEVSNNQGRIDMAIRFVRPDGLRQVYIIEFKMVKGIEGDGSAMQQIKEKDYAAPYRDGQHQIMLLGMEFSEQARNLVGFEWESAT is encoded by the coding sequence ATGAAAAGACTACCGGTTGGCATTAGCACCCTTGCTGATTTTGTCTACGACAACTACCTCTACGTGGACAAGACCCCCTATGTCCGGCAACTGGTCGAATCGGGCAAATATTTCTTTCTCTCCCGCCCGCGCCGCTTCGGCAAATCGCTGCTGGTCGATACTCTCTACCAATTATTTCAAGGCAATGAGGCATTGTTTCGCGGCTTACACATCCACCCGCATTGGGACTGGTCGGTGTCATATCCGGTCATCAACCTCAACTTTGCGTCTGGGGACTTCACCAGTCGCGCGGGGCTGGAACGGCATATCCAGCATATCCTGCGGATTAACCAAGAGCAGTTAGGCATTCAATGCCCCGATTCTGACGATATAACCAGTTGTTTTAGCGACATCATCCGCGCTGCTAAAGCCAAATACGGGCGTAATGTGGTGATACTGATTGACGAATACGACAAGCCCATTCTGGACAGTATTGAAAGTTCTACCGCAATTGCCACTGAAATGCGTAATACCTTGCGCAGCTTTTATTCGGTGATTAAAGGGCAAGATGCCAATATCCGCTTTGTTTTGCTCACGGGGGTTAGTAAATTCTCCAAAGTTTCGCTATTCAGCGGCTTGAATAACCTTAACGACATTACCATTGATGCGCGTTACAGCGCCCTGTGCGGCTACACCCAAACTGAGTTGGAACACACCTTCGCCGATTACTTGCAAGATGTCGATTTGCCCACGATGAAACGTTGGTACAACGGCTATGGTTGGCTGGGTGAGCGCGTTTACAACCCGTTTGATGTGCTGCTGTTTTTGGATAAAGGTAAAAAATACCTGCCGCATTGGTTTGAAACAGGTTCGCCCACGTTTCTGGTCGATGTGCTGAAAAAACGGCGTTTCCATTTGCCCGACCTCGAAGCGGTGCGCATGGATTACAAAAAACTGGGCGATTTTGACGTGGATCGTCTGAATATCGAGACGTTGCTGTTCCAGACCGGCTATCTGACCATCAAACAGGAGATAAACAATGGTGAAGGGCGAGCGCCGGATTACTTGCTGACTTACCCCAACCTTGAAGTGCGCTACAGCTTAATGAGCTACTTTTTGGACAATTACCTCACCGATACCTCTCACTCATTAGGTACGGTGCGCGATGCCTTGTATCAGAGTGATTTGCCCGCGTTTGAACAACATATCCGCAGCCTGTTTGCGAATATCGCTTACGAAAACTACAACAACAACCCGATTGCGCAATACGAAGGCTATTATGCGGCGGTGATCTACGCCTTTTTGTGTGCGCTGGGCATGGAAACACAGGTGGAAGTCAGCAACAATCAGGGGCGGATTGATATGGCGATTCGTTTTGTCCGCCCCGATGGTTTGCGGCAGGTTTACATCATCGAATTTAAAATGGTCAAGGGTATAGAAGGCGACGGTAGCGCGATGCAGCAAATCAAGGAAAAGGATTACGCCGCGCCGTATCGGGATGGGCAACACCAGATTATGCTGCTGGGGATGGAATTCAGCGAACAGGCGCGTAATCTGGTTGGTTTTGAGTGGGAGTCTGCAACATGA
- a CDS encoding DUF2237 domain-containing protein, whose translation MDKMESLNVLGTPLEECGTQPLTGFFRDGACNTSKQDIGSHTVCAVMTPAFLEYSREQGNDLITPQPEYGFAGLKPGDRWCLCARRWLEALRAGKAPRVMVRSTHQACLQVLSLDDLKQHAVDLS comes from the coding sequence ATGGATAAGATGGAATCACTCAATGTACTGGGTACACCACTTGAGGAATGTGGCACACAACCACTGACTGGCTTTTTCCGTGATGGTGCTTGCAATACCAGCAAGCAGGACATTGGTTCGCATACGGTATGCGCGGTGATGACACCAGCGTTTCTGGAATACAGCCGTGAACAGGGGAATGATCTGATAACCCCGCAGCCAGAATATGGCTTTGCGGGTCTGAAGCCCGGCGATCGCTGGTGTTTGTGCGCCCGCCGTTGGTTGGAGGCATTGAGAGCTGGGAAAGCACCGAGGGTGATGGTTCGTTCTACCCATCAGGCTTGTCTACAAGTATTGTCACTGGATGATCTGAAGCAACACGCTGTCGATTTGTCGTAA
- a CDS encoding AAA family ATPase yields the protein MKKLPIGVSTLQKIRDDDCVYVDKTPYVQQLVESGTYYFLSRPRRFGKSLLVDTLYQLFQGNEVLFRGLHIHPHWDWSVSYPVIAISFGAGELASRAELERRIRHILRVNQERLGIQCPDQEDVTSCFSDLILAAKAKYGRNVVVLVDEYDKPILDNITNSAVAVEMRNGLRNLYSVIKDNDASIRFALLTGVSKFSKVSLFSGLNNLNDITIDARYSALCGYTQTELEHTFADYLQDVDLPTMKRWYNGYGWLGERVYNPFDVLLFLDKGKKYLPHWFETGSPTFLVDVLKKRRFHLPDLEAVRMDYKKLGDFDVDRLNIETLLFQTGYLTIKQEINNGEGRAPDYLLTYPNLEVRYSLMSYFLDNYLTDTSHSLGTVRDALYQSDLPAFEQHIRSLFANIAYENYNNNPIAQYEGYYAAVIYAFLCALGMETQVEVSNNQGRIDMAIRFVRPDGLRQVYIIEFKMVKGIEGDGSAMQQIKEKDYAAPYRDGQHQIMLLGMEFSEQARNLVGFEWEQGA from the coding sequence ATGAAAAAACTACCGATTGGGGTGAGCACCCTGCAAAAAATCAGGGATGATGATTGCGTTTACGTCGATAAAACCCCGTATGTGCAACAGTTAGTCGAATCCGGCACGTATTACTTTCTCTCCCGCCCGCGCCGCTTCGGCAAATCACTGCTGGTCGATACCCTCTACCAATTGTTTCAAGGCAATGAAGTGCTATTTCGCGGTCTGCACATCCACCCGCATTGGGATTGGTCGGTGTCATACCCCGTGATTGCCATCAGTTTCGGGGCGGGGGAATTAGCCAGTCGTGCGGAATTGGAACGGCGCATCCGGCATATCCTGCGGGTCAACCAAGAGCGGCTGGGTATCCAATGCCCTGATCAGGAAGACGTGACCAGTTGCTTTAGCGACCTTATCCTCGCTGCCAAAGCCAAGTACGGGCGCAACGTGGTCGTGTTGGTCGATGAATACGACAAGCCGATCCTCGACAATATTACCAACAGCGCCGTGGCGGTTGAGATGCGTAATGGCTTGCGCAACCTGTATTCGGTCATCAAGGATAACGATGCCAGTATCCGTTTCGCACTCCTCACGGGGGTTAGTAAATTCTCCAAAGTTTCGCTATTCAGCGGCTTGAATAACCTTAACGACATTACCATTGATGCGCGTTACAGCGCCCTGTGCGGCTACACCCAAACTGAGTTGGAACACACCTTCGCCGATTACTTGCAAGATGTCGATTTGCCCACGATGAAACGTTGGTACAACGGCTATGGTTGGCTGGGTGAGCGCGTTTACAACCCGTTTGATGTGCTGCTGTTTTTGGATAAAGGTAAAAAATACCTGCCGCATTGGTTTGAAACAGGTTCGCCCACGTTTCTGGTCGATGTGCTGAAAAAACGGCGTTTCCATTTGCCCGACCTCGAAGCGGTGCGCATGGATTACAAAAAACTGGGCGATTTTGACGTGGATCGTCTGAATATCGAGACGTTGCTGTTCCAGACCGGCTATCTGACCATCAAACAGGAGATAAACAATGGTGAAGGGCGAGCGCCGGATTACTTGCTGACTTACCCCAACCTTGAAGTGCGCTACAGCTTAATGAGCTACTTTTTGGACAATTACCTCACCGATACCTCTCACTCATTAGGTACGGTGCGCGATGCCTTGTATCAGAGTGATTTGCCCGCGTTTGAACAACATATCCGCAGCCTGTTTGCGAATATCGCTTACGAAAACTACAACAACAACCCGATTGCGCAATACGAAGGCTATTATGCGGCGGTGATCTACGCCTTTTTGTGTGCGCTGGGCATGGAAACACAGGTGGAAGTCAGCAACAATCAGGGGCGGATTGATATGGCGATTCGTTTTGTCCGCCCCGATGGTTTGCGGCAGGTTTACATCATCGAATTTAAAATGGTCAAGGGTATAGAAGGCGACGGTAGCGCGATGCAGCAAATCAAGGAAAAGGATTACGCCGCGCCGTATCGGGATGGGCAACACCAGATTATGCTGCTGGGGATGGAATTTAGCGAACAGGCGCGGAATTTGGTCGGGTTTGAATGGGAACAAGGGGCTTAG
- a CDS encoding DUF3429 domain-containing protein: protein MQPKRALPKVMWWLGYGGLLPFFALTVALLLGSDLPLLENVRLDWWLAAYAAIILSFLGAVHWGVALGMQDTLNERDLGKLLLFSVVPSVLAWFALLLPIQVALFVLAGLVVFAYVVDASLLFGKLASDYGKMRLHLTVIVTLLLAAAGVAVG, encoded by the coding sequence ATGCAACCCAAACGTGCTTTGCCCAAGGTGATGTGGTGGTTAGGTTACGGTGGCTTACTGCCATTTTTTGCGCTGACGGTGGCGTTATTGCTGGGGTCTGATCTGCCGCTGTTGGAAAATGTGCGGCTGGATTGGTGGCTGGCGGCGTATGCGGCGATTATTTTGAGTTTCCTCGGTGCGGTGCATTGGGGCGTGGCGCTGGGGATGCAGGATACGCTGAATGAGCGTGACTTGGGCAAGTTGTTGCTGTTTAGCGTCGTGCCGAGTGTGTTGGCGTGGTTTGCGTTACTGCTGCCGATTCAAGTGGCGTTGTTTGTATTGGCGGGGCTGGTGGTGTTTGCTTACGTGGTGGATGCGTCACTGTTGTTTGGCAAGCTAGCGTCGGATTACGGAAAAATGCGCCTGCATCTGACGGTGATTGTGACGTTGTTACTAGCGGCGGCGGGAGTGGCAGTAGGATGA